The DNA sequence CTCGGTGACGTCCAAGGACCGGATGGTCACCGCGTCGGTCAACGCACACGGCGAGGTCCTCTCCTTCAAGTTCCACACCGAGGGCTACCGCACGATGCCGGGGGCCCAGCTCGCCGAGGTGCTCAAGACCACCGTCAACGCGGCGCGCCTGGAGATGAACTCCAAGGTCAGCGGCTCGGTACGGCCGCTGATGGGAAGCCAGGAGGAGTTGGCGAGCGGTCTCTTCGGCGGCGGTGAGCTCGACGACCTGCTCGCCCCGCTGCGCGCGATGCATCCCGAGGGCCTGAAC is a window from the Streptomyces sp. MMBL 11-1 genome containing:
- a CDS encoding YbaB/EbfC family nucleoid-associated protein, with product MVSFQEQLAEAMADLAEQTKKIQQVQEELARASASVTSKDRMVTASVNAHGEVLSFKFHTEGYRTMPGAQLAEVLKTTVNAARLEMNSKVSGSVRPLMGSQEELASGLFGGGELDDLLAPLRAMHPEGLNETVLGDSRKKPGNRGEEDEFYG